The window CTTCGTGGCTTACGCCCCGTGCATCACCCTGGCCGGGGGCGTGCCGGTGGCCCTCCCGACCTCGGACGCCACCGATTTCCGGGTCACGGCCGAACAGATCGAGGCGGCAGTCACATCGAAGACTAAGGCCATCTTCCTGGGCTATCCGAACAACCCGACCGGGGCGGTGCTGAGCAGATCCGACCTGGAGGCCATCGCGGCCGTCGCCGAGCGCCACGACCTGCTGGTCATCAGCGACGAGATCTACGACCGGCTGGTGTACGGCGACCATCGGCACACCGCGTTCAGCGCGCTGCCCCGGATGCGTGACCGGACCGTGCTCATCGGTGGATTCTCGAAGGCGTATGCCATGACCGGCTGGCGAATCGGATACGTGGCCGCGCCTGAGCCCCTGATGGCGGGCATCGCCAAGGTCCACCAGTACGGGATCATGTGTGCCCCGACCGCCGCCCAGCATGCGGCCATCGCCGCGCTGGAGGTGGGGGAGCCCTACGTCCAGGACATGCTGGCCGAGTACGACCGGCGCCGGCAGCTCATGGTCCGCCGCCTCAACGAGATCGGTCTGCTGTGCTTCGAGCCGATGGGCGCGTTCTACTGCTTCCCGGAGGTCAGCGCCGCGACCGGCCTGGCGGCCGAGGACTTTGCGCAGGAGCTGCTGACCGAAGAGCACGTGGCGGTGGTCCCGGGCGAGGCGTTCGGACCCTCCGGCGCGGGCCACGTCCGCGCCTGCTACGCGACCGCGTACGAGGACATCGTCGAAGCCATGGACCGCATCGAACGCTTCGTCGAGCGCCGACGCGCGAGCGGGAGCGGGACCGGGAACGGCGGAGCGAACGGCGGAGGCGGCGGAGGCGGCGCCTAGAGCGGCTCGATGACCATGCTCTCGACCACCTCCGTGGCGTGGTCGAGGAGGTGGTCGTACTCGACGTCGGGGAACGCCTCGATGACGATGATCACGGTGGCGGACCCGCCGTCTACGGCGATGACCCGGGCCGTTTCGGCGTCGTTGAAGTGGAAGTCCCCAACCACGGGCAGCACCCACAGCCAGATCCGCCCGCCGCCGGTGGCCTCGCAGGCCGCATCCATCTCGGTCGTGAGGTCCACCTGGAGCGCGGGCCGGCCTCCAACCTCGACCTCCACTGGGGCTGATGCCGTGACGCCGGTCCGCGCCGCCAGGAAGGTCATGAAGTCCGCCGGGGTGGTCCCGATGGTTGACGTTGCCTCCGACGAGCAGGCGTCGGTAAAGATCTCGCCGCTGTAACTGACCACGCTGACCGCGTGGTTACCGCCGACATCGGCCAGGAAGAGTGCGAAGCCGACATCCTGGATGTCCACCAGTCCGGACCAGTCGTGGTCGTCCAGGGTGAACTCGATGTGCGCTCCGGTCGTGTCCGAGACGTAGTCGCCAGCCGCAAGGGGGCCGTCGCAGACCGTCCCCGGATCGCAGGCCGCGGGCGATGGTATGCCGGCAATGGACTCCTCGAGTGTCGGCAGGGGACTCGGCGACGGGGTCACCGAAGCGCTGGGGGCGCACGCGGCCAACAGCAGGAGGCTGGCCAGGGTGACGGTTCGCTTCATCGGTCCAGGGAGGAGAAGCAGGCGCGGGCGAAGTCGAGCAGGGCAGTCACGGAAGCGCGGTCGTTCTCGGTCGATTCGGCCGACAGTTCGATCTTCGGCTCCTCGGCCACCATCCGCCAGATGGATCGGGCGGTGCGTTTGTTGTCGTCCCATTGGGCGTCGCTCTGGAGGCGCATGCCGCGCACCGACGGCCAGCGGGTGAGGCCGCCGCGCAGCTCGTAGGTGGCCTCCCCAGGCGCGGTTACGCCGTAGTTGTAGTCCAGCAGGCCGATGTCGGTGGCCACCAGGACCCGCTGACGGTCGCCGTCGGCGTGCATGGTGATGTGGGCCGCCAGCTCAACCGCACCCAGCTCCCCGAGCACCCGATGCATGAGCGCCCGGGACCGACCGATATCCTCCCACTCGCCGACCTTCACGGGACGGAGCATACAATCCGGCCGTGGCCATCGGCACCGTCTACGAGACCGTGATCGGGATCGAGGTCCACGCCCAGCTGCGCACGGCCTCGAAGATGTTCTGCCGATGCCGCACGGCCCCGCTGCCGGGTCAGCCGGACGAGCCGAACAGCCGGGTGTGTCCCATCTGCATGGGCATGCCCGGCACGCTGCCGGTCATCAACCGCCGCGCGGTGGAGCTCGTGATCCTGAGCGGGCTGGCGCTGGAGGCCGAGGTCCAGACCGATGCCGTTCGCTTCGAGCGCAAGAACTACTTCTACCCCGATCTGCCCAAGGGCTACCAGATCAGCCAGTACGCGCTTCCGCTGACCGCCAACGGGCGGCTCCGGGTGCCGGTCACGGCCGAAGATGGGGAGATCACCGTCCGCATCACCCGTGCTCACCTGGAGGAGGACACCGCGCGGCTGCTCCACGGAGGGCGCGGCCACTCCCTGGTGGACTTCAACCGCGCCGGCGTGCCGTTGATGGAGATCGTGACCGAGCCGGACCTCCGGACCCCGGCCCAGGCTCGGGCCTACGGGGAGGTGCTCCGCGACCTGCTCCGCTTCATCGGGGCCTCGGACGCCGACATGGAGGCGGGGTCGATGCGGATCGAGGGCAACGTCAGCATCCGCGAGGTCGGGAGTGAGCTGCTCGGGACGAAGGTCGAGGTCAAGAACCTGAACTCATTCCGCTCGCTCGAGCGGGCCATGGAGTTCGAGGTCGAACGGATGACCGAGTCGCTGGCTGCCGGCGTGCCGCTGACCCAGGAGACGCGGGGCTGGGACGAGACGGGCGAACGGACCATCCCCCAGCGCTCGAAGGAGGAGGCGAACGACTACCGCTACTTCCCCGAGCCCGACCTGCCGCCACTGCGACCCTCAGCCGAGTGGGTGGCCGAGATCCGAGCCAGACTCCCCGAGCTGCCGGCCGCGCGCCGTGAACGGTACGTCGCCCAGCTGGGCCTCTCGCCCTACGACGCGGGGGTGCTGACCGCGGAGGTCAGCCTGGGCGACTACTTCGACGCGGTCGTGGCGGCGGGCGCGCCTGCCAAGGCTGCCGCGAACTGGTTGAGCGGCGAGTTCAGCCGGTTACTGAACCAACATGCCGCCGAGGGACTGCGGGCTCGTGACGTGGCCCTGCCGCCCGAGGGCCTGGCCGAGCTGATCGCCGAGGTGGACGCGGGACGGATCAGTCCCGCCAGCGCCAAGCAGGTCCTGGCGAGGTGCTTCGAATCGGGAGAGATGCCCCGCGTCGTCATCGTGGCCGAGGGGTTGGCGCAGGTCAGCGACGCGGTGGTCATCGCCGAATCGGTGGACGCGGTGCTCCGCGCCGAGCCGGCGGCGGTCGGGGAGTATCGGTCCGGCAAGCGGCAGGTGTATGGGTACCTGGTCGGGAGGGTCATGGCGCGCATGGACGGCCGGGCCGATGCCCGCCTGGTGAACGAGGAGCTGCGGCGGCGGCTGGACGCCCTTCCGGATGGATGACCCTGAGGCGCTGCGGGCCTTTGGCCTGGAGCTGGCCGACGCGGCGGACGCCATCTCTCTGCCGGCCTTCCTGACCGGACCGGAGGTCAGCACCAAGGCCGATGGCACGCCGGTCACGGCGGCCGACACGGCCATCGAGGAGCTGATACGCGACCGGGTCCGGCGCCGGTTCCCGACCCACGGCGTGCTGGGCGAAGAGTTCGGGGACGACTCGGGCGCTGATGGGACGCGCTGGATCGTGGACCCCATCGACGGGACCGCGAACTTCGCGCGCCACATCCACGTGTGGGCCACGTTGATCGGCGTCGAGCGTGACGGGGAGCTGGTGGCGGGCGTGGTCTCCGCGCCGGCGCTGGGGCAGCGCTGGTCCGCGACCCGCGGAGGCGGCGCGACCACGACCCTGGGTGGACGGACCTGGCCGGTCCGCGTCTCGGCGGTGGCACGCCTCGAGGAGGCGCATCTGCTCCACGCCGGCCTGTCCCCGTTCGACAACGAGGGTCGCGGCGAGGGGATCCGGGAAGCGCTGGCGCGATCGTGGCGCGACCGCGGCCTGGGCGACTTCTGGGGCTACATGCTGGTGGCGCAGGGATCGGCCGACGTGATGGTCGAAACCGGGGTTTCGGTCTGGGACCTGGCCGGGCCGGCGTTGATCGTGACCGAGGCCGGCGGACAGTTCAGTGATCTGGATGGCACGCCCGGTTACGCCGGGCCGACCGCCCTGGCCACCAATGGCCTCCTCCACGCCGAGCTGGTGGCGCTGCTCGCCCGGCGGTAGGCCATCCGGCGCCAGGCCATTTGGCGCTAGGACATTCCCCGTAGGCGGAGCCAGGCGTCGGGGGTCGAGTCGCGTCCCAGGAAGGCGCGGACCAGCTCGCTGGCCGGCCGGCTGCCATTGGGCTCCAGGATCGAACGCCGATAGGCCGCCCCCACCTCGGGCGACGTGACGCCTTCGGCGGTGAAGCGGCCGAACAGGTCGTCCCCGATGACCTCCGACCACAGGTAGCCGTAGTAGCCCGCGTCGTAGCCGCCCATCGGGTGCCCGAACCCCGACAGCAGGAACGTGCCCTCCGGATAGGGCAGGCCCACGGGGGTGTACGCCTTCCGAAGAGCCTCGTCCAGGTCCGGCTCGGCCCGCCCGTCATGGATCAACAGGTCGACCTGCCCGTAGAACACCTGGACCAGGGTCTTCAGACCGATATTCAGGCGGCGCGCGGCCACCATGCGGTCGACAAGGTCCGCGGGAATGGGCTCTCCGGTCCGGTAATGGCGGGCAAAGCGACCCAGCACGACCGGGTCCCAGGTCCAGTGCTCCATGATCTGGGACGGGGCCTCGACGAAGTCGACCTCCGTCTCTCCGCCACTCGTGCGGTGGTACTCGGCCTGCGTCAGCGCCTGATGGAGGATATGGCCGAACTCGTGGAACAGGGTCTCCAGCTCGTTGTGCTGGAGAAGAGACGGCCGACCACCCCCCGGCGGCGTGAAGTTGGCGAGGATGGTGCTCACCGGGCGTTCGTACGACCCATCTGCTCGCCGGTGGCCGATGACCAGGGGGAACGCGGCCGCGTGACCGAACTTCCCTTCGCGCGGGAACCAGTCGGCATAGAAGTGTGCCAGCAGCTCCCCGCTGGCCCGATCGCGGACCTCGTACAGTTCGACCGCGGGATGCCACGCCCGCGCGTCCTTCACCTTCCGGTAATCGAGGCCGAAAACGTCCCCCGTGAGCGCGAACATACCCGCCAGGCAGGCCTCCAGGGGCAGGTATTCCGCCACCAGGTTGGCATCCACGCCGTAATCCGTTCGTCGCAATTGCTCGTCGTAGTACATCCAGTCCCAGGCGCTGATTAACCCGGAATGCCCATCGGACTCGAAGCGGGCGCGCAGTGCCGACAACTCCCGGTCACGGAACGGCTCAAGGCGCGAGACGAGCGAGGCATAGAAGTCGGCCACCGCCTCGGGGGTCTCGGCCATCTTGACCTCGATCGCGTAGTGCGCCCAGCTCGGATAGCCCAGCAGCTCGGCCGCCCGTTGGCGCAGCTGGAGCGCCTCGACGAGCAAGGGTCGGTTCTGGTCGAAAGACCGCAGCCAGTGCTTGCGGAACAGCGCCTCGCGCGCTTCCCGGTCCGCGGCCTGGGCCAGGAACGGGTACAGCTCGGGATAATCGAGGCTCACCCGGAAGGTCCCGGGCGCCGTGCCGGGTTTGAGCCGCTCCACGAACTCGTCCGGAAGTCCGGCCAGGCCCTCGCGGCTGACCTCGATCGCGTCCTCGTACTCGTTGATGTTGCGGTTGAACGCGACCTCCAGCTCCACCAGGCGGGCCCGAATACCCTCCAGCTCCATCCGAGCCGGTGCCTCCAGCGACTGCCCGGCACGGCGGAAGTCGCGCATCCAGTGCTCCAGAACCCGCTGTTGTTCGACGTTCAGCGTCTCGGCGCCGGCCGCCTCGGCCACTTCGCGGACAGCGCGGTACAGGTCCTCGCGGAACGGAAGCGCGGAGCGCCACTTCGTGAGCCGCTCTTCGGCGGCCGAGCCCGCGTCACGCACCGCCGAGTCGGTGTGGACCTGGGCCAGGAACGCACCCCGGCCGTAGGCCTCCGTCAGACGGGCCCCGGCCCGCTCCAGGGGCCCGACCCGAGCGTCGAAGGTGGCGGGCTCGGCCACAATGGCCTCCGCGACGAGTGCGTCCGCCTCCGCCAGGGCGCTGTCGGTCTCGAGGCGGACGGATTCCTCGGTGGCCGAGGCGTAGTCGTACAGCACGCCGGGATGGTACCCGGCGGCTCCGAGGAATGGTGCAGCGGCCGCCGGTGACGAGGCCATCGGGCTACCACGGGCTCCCCGTGAATACCCGTTGGCCTGGCGAGCGCAGGATCGAACTTGCATGACGCTCACCACGATCAGGTTGCCGGGTCGGAGCGGCGTGCGCCATAGTGTCGGGTAGCCGACTACGGCATGTTTCGAGCACGGAGATGTGGACTCGGCGCCGATGGTGCGTGGGCCCACTGTCCTCGCCCGAATTTAGAGGGCGGCTAGAAAGGGAAGGCAGCTCCCGTGGCGACGACGGCGCGGGGCCCTGGCAACCCGAGGCCGCGCCGCGCGCTGAGCCGAGCCGACAATCCGCTGGTGCGAGCCGTTGGGCGGGTGCGCGCATCGGTTCTTGCCAAATTGCTGGTCGCTTTCGTCGGCACGGTCGTCCTCCTCGTGATTCTGGGCGTCCTTGGCCTCCGGGTCATCGGCGATTCGAACGACAGGGTCGTCACGCTCGGCGATCTCCAGCAGCGGGCCACGGCGTACCGTCACCTGCAGACCGGTGTCGCGGGGGTGCAGCAGGTCATGCTACTGCGGGCCGGCACCTTCGAGGATGCACCTGAGGTCCGCACCTTCGCGGCGCTCTTCAGCGCCGAAGGTCGGCTGGTCACCGACGGATTGATCGGGTCCCTTCTCGGGGCGCAGAGCAGCGCCACCGACCCCAATCGGCTTGGGTTCGAGCCCCCCGCTGAGGACCAGGGCACGCTGGCGCAGATCGCGCAGGACTACCAGGGGCTCTCCGAAGTGATGGCGCGGATCACTCAGATCGACCAGGCTGGGGGTGAGGCCAGTGCAAGCCTGCAGCTCGTCAAGGACGTTGCGCAGCCTCTCGCCACTCGCCTCAAGAAGCTCGCTGACACGCTCGTGGCAAAGGTCCTGGGTGCCACCGACACGCTCATCAGCGAGAACGATCGTGCCTTCGCGGACTCGCAGCGTCTGTTCGTCGCCGTCGCAGCGGTGTCCGTCGTCCTGGCGCTGCTGCTCGGGTACATCCTGTCGTGGTCGCTCGTGGGGCCCATCAGGCGGATGCAGACCCGCCTGGCGGCGATCGCATCCGGTGACTTCTCGGGCCACGTCGAGGTCTCCAACCGCGATGAGCTCGGCGCGCTGGCCGCGAACCTCAATCAGATGAACGACGAGCTGGGACGCCTGTACAACGAGCTCGAAGCGGCCAGCCGGCACAAATCGGAGTTCCTGGCCAACATGTCCCACGAGCTTCGAACGCCGCTGAACGCCATCATCGGCTTCTCCCAGGTCCTTAAGCAGCAGATGTACGGGGCACTCAATGCCAAGCAGGCGGACTACGTCGATGATGTCCTCAGCTCCGGTCAGCATCTTCTGAATCTGATCAACGACATCCTCGATCTGGCCAAAGTGGAGGCTGGACGGATGGAGCTGCAGCCGACAACCTTCGCCCTTCCCGGCATCCTCGAGAACGCGATGTTGATGGTCCGCGAGCGCGCAATTCGACAGGGCGTCGGCTTGAGCGCCGCGATCGATCCGTCCGTGGGACTGCTTGAGGCTGACGAGCGCAAGATCAAGCAGATCCTCTTCAACCTGCTCTCGAACGCCGTGAAGTTCACACCGGGGGGCGGTCAGGTCACCCTTGCGGCGACCGTTGTCGAGGACCAGGTCGAGATCTCCGTCCGTGATAGCGGTATCGGCATCAATGCCGAGGACCAGGTCAGGATCTTCGAGGAGTTCTACCAGGTGGGCACCGCCCAGACCCATGAAGGGACCGGCCTGGGCCTGGCCCTGACCAGGCGACTCGTCGAGCTGCATCATGGTCGCCTGAGCGTCGAGAGCGAGCCTGGGGTCGGCAGCACGTTCACGGTCGCGCTGCCGCTCCGACAGCCAGACGTCGCGGGCGTGATGGCGCCTGCCACACCGGCGGAGCCGGCGTCGTCATGAGTGGCCAGGGCGCGGACAGGCTGATCCTCATCGTGGAGGACAACGAGAGGAACCTGAAGCTGGCTCGCGACGTCCTGCAGTTCCACGGCTTCCGCACGCTGGAAGCGATTACCGGTGAGGAGGCCGTGGTAACGGCCCGGCAGCACCTGCCCGACCTGGTGCTGATGGACATCGCGCTGCCCGGCATCGACGGGGTCGAGGCGACGCGCCAGCTCAAGGCCGAGCCGTCGACGGCAGCCATCCCGATCGTGGCGCTGACCGCGTCCGTGATGGAGGCCGACCGGGCACGCTTCGGTGCAGCCGGTTTCGCCGGTCTCATCGCCAAGCCGATCGATGTCCTGGCCTTCCCCGGACAGGTGCTCGCCTTTTGCCTGAATCCCGCCGAGGAGGTCTAGCGTGGCGCGCCCGTCGCGAATCCTGGTGGTCGACGACACCGCCCAGAATCGCAGGCTGATGGAGGCCGTTCTATCGCCGCTGGGCTACGCCGTATCGAGCGCCGCCTCGGGCCGCGAGGCGCTGGACCTGATCGTCGCCGAACCGCCGGACCTCGTGCTCCTCGACATCGTGATGCCCGAGATGGACGGCTATGAAGTCTGCCGGACGCTTCGGGCGGACCAGGCCACCCAGATGCTGCCGATCATCATGCTCACCTCGAGCGGGGACCAGGACAAGGTTGGCGCGATCGAGGCCGGTGCCGATGATTTCATCGCTCGGCCCTTCGATCAGCACGAGCTTCTGGCGCGCGTCAGATCGCTGCTGCGCATCAAGGAGTACCACGACACCATCCAGGCGCAGGCAGCAGAGCTGGCGGAGTTGAATCACACGCTGGAAAGCCGCGTCAGCGCCCAGGTCGATGAGCTGGAGCGTCTCGGCCGGCTGCGTCGCTTCCTCTCGCCGCAGCTGGCGGACCTCGTTGTCACCGGCGGTGACGAGGCCCTGCTCAGCAGCCATCGGCGTGAGATTACGGTGGTCTTCTGCGACCTGCGCGGGTTCACCGCCTTCTCCGAGACTGCCGAGCCCGAGGAGGTCATGGCCGTCCTCGGCGAGTTCCACACCGAGCTGGGGCAGCTGATCTTTGAATTCGGAGGCACGCTGGAACGCTTCGCCGGCGACGCGCTGATGATGTTCTTCAACGACCCGTTCCCGTGTCCCGATCCGCCGCTGCAAGCCGCGCGCATGGCGCTCGCCATGCAGGAACGGGTCGCCGAGCTGCGCGTGGGCTGGAGCAAGCGCGGCCACGATCTCGCCCTGGGGATTGGGATCGCGGTGGGCTACGCCACACTGGGCCGAATCGGCTTCGAGGGACGCTTTGATTACGGCGCGGTGGGCAGCGTCGTCAACCTGGCAGCGCGACTCTGTGGCGAGGCGCTCGGCGGGCAGATCCTGCTGGCAGACCGCGCCTTCGCTGCCGTGGAGGGCACCGTGGCGGCGGAGCCGCTCGGCCCGTTGACCCTCAAGGGATTCCACCGCCCTGTCCAGGCGTATGTCGTCACAAACCCCATTGAGCACCCTTGATCGTCGGCCCCTGCGTGAGTCGGCCCGGATATCAGATCAGTCGCCGAACCAGTAGGTCCCGTTCCAGTGCCAAACGGAATCCGGGTCTGACCCGTCGCCGGTCAAGGTAACGTCGGCGACGAGATGGAACCCCTTCAACCCTCCGGTTCCCGACAGGAATGTGCATTGCGCGGCCAGGGGCTTGCCATCATGGTTGAAGTCGCAGAAGCCGCTGGCGCTACCGTTCGCGACCGTGAAGGTGGCGTTCTGCTGCAACGTCGAACCATCGCCGATGGGGGTGTACGTAATGACGGTGCCCACCGGAATCGCGTCGAGGTCAGAGGATACGATGGTGCAGCCCCCATCAGGGACGCAGGTCTTGTCCAGGTTGAAGGGTTTGGGCGCGTCCGCCGCGGGCGACGCGGCGCATCCCGTGAGCGCGAGGACGGTGGCAATGGCCACCGCCATACCTCGGACC is drawn from Chloroflexota bacterium and contains these coding sequences:
- a CDS encoding aminotransferase class I/II-fold pyridoxal phosphate-dependent enzyme, with translation MRTDPTGTVRAPAEFLNDTVRNLAPSGIRRFFDMLAEMPDVISLSIGEPDFTTPEPLTRAAIAALEAGETHYTANGGMIELRERVAANLADRYGVRYEPRGELVITVGASEALDATVRAVLNPGDEVLYHEPCFVAYAPCITLAGGVPVALPTSDATDFRVTAEQIEAAVTSKTKAIFLGYPNNPTGAVLSRSDLEAIAAVAERHDLLVISDEIYDRLVYGDHRHTAFSALPRMRDRTVLIGGFSKAYAMTGWRIGYVAAPEPLMAGIAKVHQYGIMCAPTAAQHAAIAALEVGEPYVQDMLAEYDRRRQLMVRRLNEIGLLCFEPMGAFYCFPEVSAATGLAAEDFAQELLTEEHVAVVPGEAFGPSGAGHVRACYATAYEDIVEAMDRIERFVERRRASGSGTGNGGANGGGGGGGA
- the gatB gene encoding Asp-tRNA(Asn)/Glu-tRNA(Gln) amidotransferase subunit GatB encodes the protein MAIGTVYETVIGIEVHAQLRTASKMFCRCRTAPLPGQPDEPNSRVCPICMGMPGTLPVINRRAVELVILSGLALEAEVQTDAVRFERKNYFYPDLPKGYQISQYALPLTANGRLRVPVTAEDGEITVRITRAHLEEDTARLLHGGRGHSLVDFNRAGVPLMEIVTEPDLRTPAQARAYGEVLRDLLRFIGASDADMEAGSMRIEGNVSIREVGSELLGTKVEVKNLNSFRSLERAMEFEVERMTESLAAGVPLTQETRGWDETGERTIPQRSKEEANDYRYFPEPDLPPLRPSAEWVAEIRARLPELPAARRERYVAQLGLSPYDAGVLTAEVSLGDYFDAVVAAGAPAKAAANWLSGEFSRLLNQHAAEGLRARDVALPPEGLAELIAEVDAGRISPASAKQVLARCFESGEMPRVVIVAEGLAQVSDAVVIAESVDAVLRAEPAAVGEYRSGKRQVYGYLVGRVMARMDGRADARLVNEELRRRLDALPDG
- a CDS encoding M3 family metallopeptidase, which gives rise to MLYDYASATEESVRLETDSALAEADALVAEAIVAEPATFDARVGPLERAGARLTEAYGRGAFLAQVHTDSAVRDAGSAAEERLTKWRSALPFREDLYRAVREVAEAAGAETLNVEQQRVLEHWMRDFRRAGQSLEAPARMELEGIRARLVELEVAFNRNINEYEDAIEVSREGLAGLPDEFVERLKPGTAPGTFRVSLDYPELYPFLAQAADREAREALFRKHWLRSFDQNRPLLVEALQLRQRAAELLGYPSWAHYAIEVKMAETPEAVADFYASLVSRLEPFRDRELSALRARFESDGHSGLISAWDWMYYDEQLRRTDYGVDANLVAEYLPLEACLAGMFALTGDVFGLDYRKVKDARAWHPAVELYEVRDRASGELLAHFYADWFPREGKFGHAAAFPLVIGHRRADGSYERPVSTILANFTPPGGGRPSLLQHNELETLFHEFGHILHQALTQAEYHRTSGGETEVDFVEAPSQIMEHWTWDPVVLGRFARHYRTGEPIPADLVDRMVAARRLNIGLKTLVQVFYGQVDLLIHDGRAEPDLDEALRKAYTPVGLPYPEGTFLLSGFGHPMGGYDAGYYGYLWSEVIGDDLFGRFTAEGVTSPEVGAAYRRSILEPNGSRPASELVRAFLGRDSTPDAWLRLRGMS
- a CDS encoding HAMP domain-containing sensor histidine kinase, translated to MRAVGRVRASVLAKLLVAFVGTVVLLVILGVLGLRVIGDSNDRVVTLGDLQQRATAYRHLQTGVAGVQQVMLLRAGTFEDAPEVRTFAALFSAEGRLVTDGLIGSLLGAQSSATDPNRLGFEPPAEDQGTLAQIAQDYQGLSEVMARITQIDQAGGEASASLQLVKDVAQPLATRLKKLADTLVAKVLGATDTLISENDRAFADSQRLFVAVAAVSVVLALLLGYILSWSLVGPIRRMQTRLAAIASGDFSGHVEVSNRDELGALAANLNQMNDELGRLYNELEAASRHKSEFLANMSHELRTPLNAIIGFSQVLKQQMYGALNAKQADYVDDVLSSGQHLLNLINDILDLAKVEAGRMELQPTTFALPGILENAMLMVRERAIRQGVGLSAAIDPSVGLLEADERKIKQILFNLLSNAVKFTPGGGQVTLAATVVEDQVEISVRDSGIGINAEDQVRIFEEFYQVGTAQTHEGTGLGLALTRRLVELHHGRLSVESEPGVGSTFTVALPLRQPDVAGVMAPATPAEPASS
- a CDS encoding inositol monophosphatase family protein, which gives rise to MDDPEALRAFGLELADAADAISLPAFLTGPEVSTKADGTPVTAADTAIEELIRDRVRRRFPTHGVLGEEFGDDSGADGTRWIVDPIDGTANFARHIHVWATLIGVERDGELVAGVVSAPALGQRWSATRGGGATTTLGGRTWPVRVSAVARLEEAHLLHAGLSPFDNEGRGEGIREALARSWRDRGLGDFWGYMLVAQGSADVMVETGVSVWDLAGPALIVTEAGGQFSDLDGTPGYAGPTALATNGLLHAELVALLARR
- a CDS encoding response regulator, with product MSGQGADRLILIVEDNERNLKLARDVLQFHGFRTLEAITGEEAVVTARQHLPDLVLMDIALPGIDGVEATRQLKAEPSTAAIPIVALTASVMEADRARFGAAGFAGLIAKPIDVLAFPGQVLAFCLNPAEEV
- a CDS encoding response regulator, which gives rise to MARPSRILVVDDTAQNRRLMEAVLSPLGYAVSSAASGREALDLIVAEPPDLVLLDIVMPEMDGYEVCRTLRADQATQMLPIIMLTSSGDQDKVGAIEAGADDFIARPFDQHELLARVRSLLRIKEYHDTIQAQAAELAELNHTLESRVSAQVDELERLGRLRRFLSPQLADLVVTGGDEALLSSHRREITVVFCDLRGFTAFSETAEPEEVMAVLGEFHTELGQLIFEFGGTLERFAGDALMMFFNDPFPCPDPPLQAARMALAMQERVAELRVGWSKRGHDLALGIGIAVGYATLGRIGFEGRFDYGAVGSVVNLAARLCGEALGGQILLADRAFAAVEGTVAAEPLGPLTLKGFHRPVQAYVVTNPIEHP